Proteins encoded within one genomic window of Ranitomeya variabilis isolate aRanVar5 chromosome 4, aRanVar5.hap1, whole genome shotgun sequence:
- the LOC143765440 gene encoding glycogenin-1-like isoform X2: MPVTDQAFVTLCTNDTYCQGALVLGKSLRNHETSRKLVVMITSPVSGHMRTILSNVFDEVLEVDTLDSADLVRLSLLKRPELGVTFTKIQCWTLTQYTKCVYMDADTIALRNIDELFDREELSAAPDSGWPDCFNSGVFVFRPSLETFGRLLQYAEDNGSFDGGDQGLLNSFFSNWATADISKHLPFIYNLSISSIYTYIPAFKQFGSEAKVVHFIGTPKPWSCKYNPQTKWIVEEEALNGDQHLLFFVHWWEIYTSDVLPLLTEQEEFNATDNELQCGGIELQIKNENPSSDCSEGAHCADPGIPAHLSKSVSELSIQEAEEALKAEEERRKWEEGHIDYMGKYSFDNIQKKLDRFLQ, encoded by the exons ATGCCTG TTACAGACCAAGCCTTTGTGACACTTTGCACAAATGATACATACTGCCAAGGTGCACTGGTGTTGGGGAAGTCATTAAGGAATCATGAAACATCCCGCAAGCTGGTGGTAATGATTACATCCCCAGTCTCTGGTCATATGAG GACAATTCTCAGCAACGTTTTTGATGAAGTTTTGGAGGTGGACACGCTAGATAGCGCAGATTTAGTGCGGCTGTCCTTGCTCAAACGTCCAGAACTTGGAGTCACTTTCACCAAAATACAGTGTTGGACCCTTACCCAGTATACGAAGTGTGTGTACATGGATGCAGACACaatt GCTCTTCGTAATATCGATGAATTATTCGATCGGGAAGAACTTTCAGCAGCTCCTGATTCCGGTTGGCCTGACTGTTTTAATAGTGGGGTGTTTGTCTTTAGACCATCACTTGAAACTTTTGGACGTCTTCTGCAGTATGCAGAAGACAATGGCAGCTTTGATG GCGGTGACCAGGGCCTGCTTAACAGTTTCTTTAGCAACTGGGCAACAGCAGACATCAGTAAACATTTGCCTTTCATCTATAACTTGAGCATAAGTTCTATATACACTTATATACCTGCATTTAAACA GTTTGGATCCGAGGCAAAGGTTGTTCATTTTATAGGTACCCCAAAACCTTGGAGTTGTAAATATAACCCACAAACAAAATGGATTGTAGAGGAGGAAGCGCTAAACGGAGATCAGCACCTTTTATTCTTTGTCCACTGGTGGGAGATCTACACTTCTGACGTTTTACCTTTATTAACGGAACAAGAGGAGTTTAACGCCACAGATAATGAG CTTCAATGTGGAGGAATAGAACTTCAGATAAAAAATGAAAATCCGTCTTCTGACTGCTCTGAGGGAGCGCATTGTGCCGATCCTGGGATCCCT GCTCACCTTTCCAAGTCTGTTTCGGAATTATCCATCCAAGAAGCTGAAGAAGCACTGAAAGCTGAGGAAGAACGCAGGAAATGGGAAGAAGGGCACATTGATTACATGGGAAAGTATTCTTTTGACAATATCCAAAAGAAGCTGGATCGTTTTCTACAGTGA
- the LOC143765440 gene encoding glycogenin-1-like isoform X1, which translates to MPVTDQAFVTLCTNDTYCQGALVLGKSLRNHETSRKLVVMITSPVSGHMRTILSNVFDEVLEVDTLDSADLVRLSLLKRPELGVTFTKIQCWTLTQYTKCVYMDADTIALRNIDELFDREELSAAPDSGWPDCFNSGVFVFRPSLETFGRLLQYAEDNGSFDGGDQGLLNSFFSNWATADISKHLPFIYNLSISSIYTYIPAFKQFGSEAKVVHFIGTPKPWSCKYNPQTKWIVEEEALNGDQHLLFFVHWWEIYTSDVLPLLTEQEEFNATDNELQCGGIELQIKNENPSSDCSEGAHCADPGIPQTSSSSQQRALDDSLQGQDLLPSQLSPEPVTQDSFHMAHLSKSVSELSIQEAEEALKAEEERRKWEEGHIDYMGKYSFDNIQKKLDRFLQ; encoded by the exons ATGCCTG TTACAGACCAAGCCTTTGTGACACTTTGCACAAATGATACATACTGCCAAGGTGCACTGGTGTTGGGGAAGTCATTAAGGAATCATGAAACATCCCGCAAGCTGGTGGTAATGATTACATCCCCAGTCTCTGGTCATATGAG GACAATTCTCAGCAACGTTTTTGATGAAGTTTTGGAGGTGGACACGCTAGATAGCGCAGATTTAGTGCGGCTGTCCTTGCTCAAACGTCCAGAACTTGGAGTCACTTTCACCAAAATACAGTGTTGGACCCTTACCCAGTATACGAAGTGTGTGTACATGGATGCAGACACaatt GCTCTTCGTAATATCGATGAATTATTCGATCGGGAAGAACTTTCAGCAGCTCCTGATTCCGGTTGGCCTGACTGTTTTAATAGTGGGGTGTTTGTCTTTAGACCATCACTTGAAACTTTTGGACGTCTTCTGCAGTATGCAGAAGACAATGGCAGCTTTGATG GCGGTGACCAGGGCCTGCTTAACAGTTTCTTTAGCAACTGGGCAACAGCAGACATCAGTAAACATTTGCCTTTCATCTATAACTTGAGCATAAGTTCTATATACACTTATATACCTGCATTTAAACA GTTTGGATCCGAGGCAAAGGTTGTTCATTTTATAGGTACCCCAAAACCTTGGAGTTGTAAATATAACCCACAAACAAAATGGATTGTAGAGGAGGAAGCGCTAAACGGAGATCAGCACCTTTTATTCTTTGTCCACTGGTGGGAGATCTACACTTCTGACGTTTTACCTTTATTAACGGAACAAGAGGAGTTTAACGCCACAGATAATGAG CTTCAATGTGGAGGAATAGAACTTCAGATAAAAAATGAAAATCCGTCTTCTGACTGCTCTGAGGGAGCGCATTGTGCCGATCCTGGGATCCCT CAAACCAGTAGTAGTTCTCAACAGCGTGCACTTGATGACAGTCTTCAAGGTCAAGACCTACTCCCCTCCCAACTCAGCCCTGAGCCTGTAACTCAAGACTCCTTCCATATG GCTCACCTTTCCAAGTCTGTTTCGGAATTATCCATCCAAGAAGCTGAAGAAGCACTGAAAGCTGAGGAAGAACGCAGGAAATGGGAAGAAGGGCACATTGATTACATGGGAAAGTATTCTTTTGACAATATCCAAAAGAAGCTGGATCGTTTTCTACAGTGA